In a single window of the Delftia tsuruhatensis genome:
- a CDS encoding TRAP transporter large permease subunit, whose product MTIAVFLSSLLGAMGLGMPIAFALLVCGICLMLYLGHFDAQILAQNLLEGSNNYPLMAVPFFMLAGELMNAGGLSQRIIALAQALVGHVRGGLGYVAILGALVMASISGSAVADTAALAAVLIPLMRQGGYDIPRSAGLIAAGGIIAPVIPPSIGFVVFGVAAQVSITKLFLAGIVPGLLMGLTLWATWWLCARREAPAVQERRFSGRELLRALRDGVWALVLPVVIIGGMKMGVFTPTEAAVVAAVYALAVGLLVYRQLHWRMLPQLMLSAARTSSVVMFLVACAMVSAWLITIADIPAQVGTLLQPFMDNQILLVFMMMALVVAVGTALDFMPTVLILTPVLMPLVRQAGIEPIYFGVLFIMNNAIGLLTPPVGTVLNVVAGVARTDLGRVTRGVWPFLAAQVALLLLFILFPSLVMVPARWLQ is encoded by the coding sequence ATGACCATCGCCGTCTTCCTGTCCTCGCTGCTGGGCGCCATGGGCCTGGGCATGCCGATTGCCTTCGCGCTGCTGGTGTGCGGCATCTGCCTGATGCTGTACCTGGGCCACTTCGACGCCCAGATCCTGGCGCAGAACCTGCTGGAGGGCAGCAACAACTACCCGCTGATGGCCGTGCCCTTCTTCATGCTGGCCGGCGAGCTGATGAACGCGGGCGGCCTGTCGCAGCGCATCATCGCCCTGGCCCAGGCCCTGGTCGGCCATGTGCGCGGCGGCCTGGGCTACGTGGCCATCCTCGGCGCCCTGGTCATGGCCAGCATCTCGGGCTCGGCCGTGGCCGACACGGCCGCGCTGGCCGCCGTGCTGATCCCGCTGATGCGCCAGGGCGGCTACGACATCCCGCGCTCGGCGGGCTTGATCGCCGCCGGCGGCATCATCGCGCCCGTGATCCCGCCGTCCATCGGCTTCGTGGTGTTCGGCGTGGCCGCCCAGGTGTCCATCACCAAACTGTTCCTGGCGGGCATCGTGCCCGGCCTGCTCATGGGGCTGACGCTGTGGGCCACCTGGTGGCTGTGCGCGCGGCGCGAGGCACCGGCCGTGCAGGAGCGGCGCTTCAGCGGGCGCGAACTGCTGCGTGCGCTGCGCGACGGCGTGTGGGCCCTGGTCCTGCCCGTGGTCATCATCGGCGGCATGAAGATGGGCGTCTTCACCCCCACCGAGGCCGCCGTGGTCGCCGCCGTCTACGCGCTGGCCGTGGGCCTGCTCGTCTACCGCCAACTGCACTGGCGCATGCTGCCGCAGCTCATGCTGTCGGCCGCGCGCACCTCCAGCGTGGTCATGTTCCTCGTGGCCTGCGCCATGGTCTCGGCCTGGCTGATCACCATCGCCGACATCCCGGCCCAGGTCGGCACCCTGCTGCAGCCCTTCATGGACAACCAGATCCTGCTGGTGTTCATGATGATGGCCCTGGTCGTCGCCGTGGGCACGGCGCTGGACTTCATGCCCACCGTGCTCATCCTCACGCCCGTGCTCATGCCCTTGGTCCGGCAGGCCGGCATCGAACCCATCTACTTCGGCGTGCTGTTCATCATGAACAACGCCATCGGCCTGCTCACGCCGCCCGTGGGCACGGTGCTCAACGTCGTGGCCGGCGTGGCGCGCACGGACCTGGGCCGCGTCACGCGCGGCGTATGGCCCTTCCTGGCGGCCCAGGTCGCCCTGCTGCTGCTGTTCATCCTGTTCCCGTCCCTGGTCATGGTGCCGGCGCGCTGGCTCCAATGA
- a CDS encoding L-rhamnonate dehydratase, which yields MKIQSVRARVYEWQGKTVPPQGHFCANAMDLLPASQETMASFRFHAWTVVEIETDDGIVGLGNVALAPRIAKAIIDEYLAPLVIGHDPWDYEYLWQRMYRATHAWGRKGVTMAAISAVDLAIWDILGKSVGKPVFKLLGGRTKEKIPCYYSKLYRSDLKAMQQEAQTFLDQGFKAFKMRFGYGPAHLQEGVRENLKSVEAVREVIGYDCDLMLECYMGWNLDYARRMLPRLEKFEPRWLEEPVIADDIDGCAELNRLGSIPISGGEHEFSLHGFRQLLDKKAVSVVQYDTNRVGGITAAHKINALCEACSVPVIPHAGQMHNYHLTMSTLASPMAEYFPMFDVEVGNELFWYLFDGEPVADNGFVQLRDDVPGLGLSLKTGYLDQFHITG from the coding sequence ATGAAAATCCAATCCGTCCGCGCCCGCGTCTACGAATGGCAGGGCAAGACCGTGCCGCCCCAGGGCCACTTCTGCGCCAACGCCATGGACCTGCTGCCAGCCTCGCAGGAGACCATGGCCAGCTTCCGCTTCCACGCCTGGACCGTGGTCGAGATCGAGACCGATGACGGCATCGTCGGCCTGGGCAACGTGGCCCTGGCGCCCCGGATCGCCAAGGCCATCATCGACGAGTACCTGGCCCCCCTGGTCATCGGCCACGACCCCTGGGACTACGAGTATCTGTGGCAGCGCATGTACCGCGCCACCCATGCCTGGGGCCGCAAGGGCGTGACCATGGCCGCCATCTCGGCCGTGGACCTGGCGATCTGGGACATCCTGGGCAAGAGCGTGGGCAAGCCCGTGTTCAAGCTGCTGGGCGGGCGCACCAAGGAAAAGATCCCCTGCTACTACAGCAAGCTGTACCGCAGCGACCTGAAGGCCATGCAGCAGGAAGCCCAGACCTTCCTGGACCAGGGTTTCAAGGCCTTCAAGATGCGCTTCGGCTACGGCCCGGCCCATCTGCAGGAGGGCGTGCGCGAGAACCTCAAGTCCGTCGAGGCCGTGCGCGAGGTCATCGGCTACGACTGCGATCTCATGCTGGAGTGCTACATGGGCTGGAACCTCGACTACGCCCGGCGCATGCTGCCCCGGCTCGAAAAGTTCGAGCCGCGCTGGCTGGAGGAACCCGTGATCGCCGACGACATCGACGGCTGCGCCGAACTCAACCGGCTCGGCAGCATCCCCATCTCGGGCGGCGAGCACGAGTTCAGCCTGCACGGCTTCCGGCAGCTGCTGGACAAGAAGGCGGTCAGCGTCGTGCAGTACGACACCAACCGCGTGGGCGGCATCACGGCCGCGCACAAGATCAATGCGCTGTGCGAGGCCTGCAGCGTGCCCGTCATCCCGCATGCGGGCCAGATGCACAACTACCACCTGACCATGAGCACGCTGGCCTCGCCCATGGCCGAGTACTTCCCCATGTTCGACGTGGAAGTCGGCAACGAGCTGTTCTGGTACCTCTTCGACGGCGAGCCCGTGGCCGACAACGGCTTTGTGCAGCTGCGGGACGACGTGCCCGGCCTGGGCCTGTCGCTCAAGACCGGGTACCTGGACCAGTTCCACATCACCGGATAA
- a CDS encoding 4-hydroxythreonine-4-phosphate dehydrogenase PdxA: protein MPASELPVVALTLGDPAGIGAELIARLLARPEATQHANIVLVGDRWLWQQGQRIAGLQVQTETINRLAGVRSRTDTARPAFIAVDTVAPEAVHQGQAGAPGGRSVLQVLDLCMAAAQAGAIDAICFAPLNKQAMKLGGLRHEDELHHFAETLGVTGHFCEFNTLGDLWTARISSHVPLRDVAGHLSVERITQAAELIYRALLDSGVHAPRVAVAGLNPHNGDGGTCGREEIDIIAPAVQALQARDWPTPDPFHGPFPADTIFLKARDGAYQAIVTMYHDQGQIAIKLLGFSRGVTVQGGLPVPITTPAHGTAYDIAGQGKASAEATWQAFLIACRMGAARHGGSH, encoded by the coding sequence ATGCCCGCAAGCGAACTTCCCGTCGTCGCCCTGACCCTGGGCGACCCCGCCGGCATCGGCGCCGAACTCATCGCCCGCCTGCTGGCCCGGCCCGAGGCCACGCAGCACGCCAACATCGTTCTCGTGGGCGACCGCTGGCTGTGGCAGCAGGGCCAGCGCATTGCCGGCCTGCAGGTGCAGACCGAGACCATCAACCGCCTGGCCGGTGTGCGCAGCCGCACCGACACCGCGCGCCCCGCCTTCATTGCCGTGGACACCGTGGCGCCCGAAGCCGTGCACCAGGGCCAGGCCGGTGCCCCGGGCGGCCGCTCCGTGCTGCAGGTGCTGGACCTGTGCATGGCCGCAGCCCAAGCCGGCGCGATCGACGCCATCTGCTTTGCCCCGCTGAACAAGCAGGCCATGAAGCTGGGCGGCCTGCGCCACGAGGACGAGCTGCACCACTTCGCCGAAACCCTGGGCGTGACCGGCCATTTCTGCGAGTTCAACACGCTGGGCGATCTGTGGACGGCGCGCATCTCCTCGCATGTGCCGCTCAGGGACGTGGCCGGCCATCTGAGCGTGGAGCGCATCACCCAGGCGGCCGAGCTGATCTACCGCGCCCTGCTGGACAGCGGCGTGCACGCCCCCCGCGTGGCGGTCGCGGGCTTGAACCCCCACAACGGCGACGGCGGCACCTGCGGGCGCGAGGAGATCGACATCATCGCGCCCGCCGTGCAGGCGCTGCAGGCCCGCGACTGGCCCACGCCCGATCCGTTCCACGGCCCCTTCCCGGCCGACACCATCTTCCTGAAGGCCCGCGACGGCGCGTACCAGGCCATCGTGACCATGTACCACGACCAGGGCCAGATCGCGATCAAGCTGCTGGGCTTTTCACGCGGCGTGACCGTGCAGGGCGGGCTGCCGGTCCCCATCACCACGCCGGCCCACGGCACGGCCTATGACATCGCGGGCCAGGGCAAGGCCAGCGCCGAAGCCACCTGGCAGGCCTTTCTGATCGCCTGCCGCATGGGCGCTGCGCGCCACGGCGGCAGCCACTGA
- a CDS encoding TRAP transporter substrate-binding protein, which yields MNFTCIRTLATAAIAAAVLAGTAAAQLRTLRLGHGIAEEHPLGQGALQFAAKVQEKSGGTLAVKVYAATQLGSESQMVAAVRGGVQDLVITSTAPVATLIKEYLLFDLPFLLQSEQEADALLDGPVGTQLLQLAQPKGMVGLCYWENGFRQVTNSRREVRTLADLSGLKLRTMQNPVYIDAFKALGANAIPMPFTELYTAMETRAIDAEENPIAIIHANKFYEVQKYVTLTNHAYAPYVVLLSKRLWDRLSVPERQALRTACTEARDGQRALNRRMTAELTEGLRQQGMTITALDPAEVQKMRERLQPVIDRYTRDIGPGLVAQARQQLQQLRAGQ from the coding sequence ATGAACTTCACCTGCATCCGCACACTGGCCACGGCGGCCATTGCCGCCGCCGTGCTCGCCGGCACGGCAGCGGCCCAGCTCCGCACGCTGCGCCTGGGCCATGGCATCGCCGAGGAACATCCGCTGGGCCAGGGCGCGCTGCAGTTCGCCGCCAAGGTGCAGGAAAAGTCGGGCGGCACGCTCGCCGTCAAGGTCTACGCCGCCACGCAGCTCGGCTCGGAGTCCCAGATGGTCGCGGCCGTGCGCGGCGGCGTGCAGGACCTGGTGATCACCTCCACGGCGCCCGTGGCCACGCTGATCAAGGAGTACCTGCTGTTCGACCTGCCCTTTCTGCTGCAAAGCGAGCAGGAGGCCGACGCCCTGCTCGACGGCCCCGTGGGCACGCAGTTGCTGCAGTTGGCCCAGCCCAAGGGCATGGTGGGCCTGTGCTACTGGGAAAACGGCTTTCGCCAGGTCACCAACAGCCGGCGCGAGGTGCGCACGCTGGCCGACCTGTCGGGCCTGAAGCTGCGCACCATGCAAAACCCCGTCTACATCGACGCTTTCAAGGCCCTGGGCGCCAACGCCATCCCCATGCCCTTCACCGAGCTGTACACGGCCATGGAAACGCGGGCCATCGATGCCGAGGAAAACCCCATCGCCATCATCCACGCCAACAAGTTCTACGAAGTCCAGAAATACGTCACGCTGACCAACCACGCCTACGCACCCTATGTGGTGCTGCTGTCCAAACGCCTGTGGGACCGGCTGTCCGTCCCCGAGCGCCAGGCCCTGCGCACGGCCTGCACCGAGGCGCGCGACGGGCAGCGGGCCTTGAACCGCCGCATGACGGCCGAACTGACCGAAGGGCTCAGACAGCAGGGCATGACCATCACGGCGCTGGACCCTGCCGAGGTGCAGAAGATGCGCGAGCGGCTGCAGCCCGTCATCGACCGCTACACCCGGGACATCGGCCCCGGCCTCGTCGCCCAGGCGCGCCAGCAACTGCAGCAGCTGCGCGCCGGACAGTGA
- a CDS encoding TRAP transporter small permease, translating into MAARLFIRTVEWLLVALLGLMVVLVFGNVVLRYGFNTGWVFSEEVSRFLFMWLTLLGALLALHHGGHLGMNSVVAALPVAGQRVLRFIGDLAMLGCCTLLAWGTWLQVVLAMDERAPVTGIPMGIVFSALLVCSLGMALMLAHGLWRQATGRMPACELVRGGDAVE; encoded by the coding sequence ATGGCCGCCCGCCTTTTCATCCGCACGGTCGAATGGCTGCTGGTGGCGCTGCTGGGCCTGATGGTGGTGCTGGTCTTCGGCAACGTGGTGCTGCGCTACGGCTTCAACACGGGCTGGGTGTTTTCCGAGGAAGTCTCGCGCTTCCTGTTCATGTGGCTGACCCTGCTGGGCGCGCTGCTGGCCCTGCACCACGGAGGCCACCTGGGCATGAACAGCGTGGTCGCCGCCCTGCCCGTGGCCGGGCAGCGCGTGCTGCGCTTCATCGGCGACCTGGCGATGCTGGGCTGCTGCACCCTGCTGGCCTGGGGCACCTGGCTGCAGGTGGTGCTGGCCATGGACGAGCGCGCGCCCGTCACCGGCATCCCCATGGGCATCGTCTTTTCCGCGCTGCTGGTGTGCAGCCTGGGCATGGCGCTGATGCTGGCGCACGGCCTGTGGCGCCAGGCCACGGGCCGCATGCCGGCCTGCGAGCTGGTGCGCGGTGGCGACGCCGTCGAATGA